The Micromonospora sp. WMMD961 genome has a segment encoding these proteins:
- a CDS encoding DUF397 domain-containing protein, translated as MELKSAEWRKSTRSGISGGECVEVADNLPEVVGVRDSKDPNGPVLMFAPAAWRAFVAVAGRPTT; from the coding sequence ATGGAGCTGAAGAGCGCTGAATGGCGCAAATCAACCCGCAGTGGCATTAGCGGGGGCGAGTGCGTCGAGGTGGCGGACAATCTGCCCGAGGTGGTGGGCGTGCGGGACAGCAAGGACCCGAACGGCCCGGTGCTGATGTTCGCGCCGGCCGCGTGGCGGGCGTTCGTCGCTGTCGCCGGTCGTCCGACGACCTGA
- a CDS encoding AI-2E family transporter: MDPDEPPAVPSGKFGTPGRPLRRSSFLIGFTGALGVLLAYTLYLGIRNAGGILVLVVIALFLAVGLNPAVVRLRRWGVPHGLAVAVVALTVVLLLCGGVVALVPPIVTQSGQFIDQIPSLLDELRRNPTVNDLVERYDVVERVQGAANAETVGRALGGVLGGAQLIFGTVFRTLTVLVLTIYFLAYFNKLRSLGYSLVPRSRRERVQLIGDEILAKVGAYMVGALSIAVLAGATTFVFALIVGLPYPFALAVVVAVTDLIPQIGATLGAVIVSLVGFAADLPTGIACAVFFLVYQQVENYLIYPKVMRRSVEVNEVAALLAALLGVALLGVVGALIAIPTVAALQLILREVVLPRQERG, translated from the coding sequence ATCGACCCGGACGAGCCGCCAGCCGTCCCGTCCGGGAAGTTCGGCACTCCGGGACGCCCGCTGCGCCGTAGTAGCTTCCTGATCGGCTTCACGGGAGCGCTGGGCGTGCTGCTGGCGTACACCCTCTATCTGGGGATCCGCAATGCCGGCGGCATCCTGGTGCTGGTGGTGATCGCGCTCTTCCTCGCGGTCGGCCTCAACCCGGCGGTGGTCCGACTACGCCGCTGGGGTGTGCCGCACGGCCTGGCCGTGGCGGTGGTCGCGTTGACGGTGGTGCTGCTGCTCTGCGGCGGAGTGGTCGCGCTGGTCCCGCCGATCGTCACCCAGTCGGGGCAGTTCATCGACCAGATCCCGAGCCTGCTGGACGAGTTGCGCCGCAATCCGACGGTCAACGACCTGGTGGAGCGGTACGACGTGGTGGAGCGCGTGCAGGGCGCGGCCAACGCCGAGACCGTCGGCCGGGCGCTGGGCGGGGTGCTCGGCGGGGCCCAACTGATCTTCGGCACGGTGTTCCGGACGCTGACCGTGCTGGTGCTGACGATCTACTTCCTGGCCTACTTCAACAAGCTGCGCTCGCTGGGCTACTCGCTGGTGCCCCGCTCGCGGCGGGAGCGGGTGCAGCTGATCGGCGACGAGATCCTGGCCAAGGTGGGCGCGTACATGGTCGGCGCGTTGAGCATCGCGGTGCTGGCCGGGGCGACCACGTTCGTGTTCGCGCTCATCGTCGGGCTGCCGTACCCGTTCGCGTTGGCGGTGGTGGTCGCCGTGACCGACCTGATCCCGCAGATCGGCGCGACCCTGGGCGCGGTGATCGTGAGCCTGGTCGGCTTCGCCGCCGACCTGCCCACCGGCATCGCCTGCGCGGTGTTCTTCCTCGTCTACCAGCAGGTGGAGAACTACCTGATCTACCCGAAGGTGATGCGACGCTCGGTCGAGGTCAACGAGGTGGCGGCCCTGCTCGCCGCGCTGCTCGGAGTGGCGCTGCTGGGTGTGGTGGGCGCGCTGATCGCCATCCCCACGGTGGCCGCGCTGCAACTGATCCTGCGCGAGGTGGTGCTGCCCCGCCAGGAGAGAGGGTGA
- a CDS encoding alpha/beta hydrolase has translation MSTAIRASSILPGRREDIELHTADGLRLVGELALPADRPPVATLVCLHPLPTHGGMMDSHVFRKAAWRLPAMADLAVLRFNTRGTSSLRGTSGGAFDGAVGERYDVAAAIEYAEFAELPDIWLVGWSFGTDLALKYGCDPAIAGAILLSPPLRFSAPEDLATWAASGRPLTALVPEFDDYLRPAEARERFAAVPQAEVVGVPGAKHLWVGDAETVLDEIVRRVNPAVEVPLPTTWDGPMEAGDVSAYADRTVASFADTPVPQPGD, from the coding sequence GTGAGCACAGCGATCCGCGCGTCGTCGATCCTGCCCGGCCGCCGGGAGGACATCGAGCTGCACACCGCCGACGGTCTGCGACTGGTCGGCGAGTTGGCCCTGCCGGCCGACCGGCCGCCGGTGGCCACCCTGGTCTGCCTGCACCCGCTGCCCACCCACGGCGGGATGATGGACAGCCACGTCTTCCGCAAGGCGGCCTGGCGGCTGCCCGCGATGGCCGACCTGGCGGTGCTGCGGTTCAACACCCGGGGCACCAGCAGCCTGCGGGGGACCAGCGGGGGCGCCTTCGACGGTGCGGTGGGCGAGCGGTACGACGTGGCCGCCGCCATCGAGTACGCGGAGTTCGCCGAGCTGCCCGACATCTGGCTCGTCGGCTGGTCGTTCGGCACCGACCTGGCGTTGAAGTACGGCTGTGACCCGGCGATCGCCGGCGCGATCCTGCTCTCCCCGCCGCTGCGCTTCTCGGCCCCGGAGGATCTGGCCACCTGGGCCGCCTCCGGTCGACCGTTGACGGCGCTGGTGCCGGAGTTCGACGACTACCTGCGCCCGGCCGAGGCGCGGGAGCGGTTCGCGGCGGTGCCGCAGGCCGAGGTGGTCGGCGTGCCGGGTGCCAAGCACCTCTGGGTGGGTGACGCGGAGACGGTGCTCGACGAGATCGTCCGGCGGGTCAACCCAGCCGTCGAGGTGCCGCTGCCGACGACCTGGGACGGCCCGATGGAGGCCGGCGACGTCAGCGCGTACGCCGATCGGACGGTGGCCTCGTTCGCGGACACGCCCGTCCCACAGCCGGGCGACTGA
- a CDS encoding 3-hydroxybutyryl-CoA dehydrogenase, producing MGRDFSTVGVVGLGTMGAGIVEVFARNGIDVVAVEISEPALERGRATLTGSTDRAVAKGKLAAADRDALHERVHFAVGLDALHSVDLVIEAVPEHLDLKQRIFAELDRVCRPETILATNTSSLSVTEISVATSRPNQVIGIHFFNPAPVMKLVEVVRTVVTSPEVVADVEALCARLGKVDVTINDRAGFIANALLFGYLNHAVGMFESHYATREDIDAAMKLGCGLPMGPLALMDLIGLDTAYEILDTMYRRGGRDRRHAPVPLLKQMVTAGLLGRKSGRGFYTYERPGSPKVVPDEATPVAAEAALADGARAIAKVGVVGSGTMATGIIEVFAKAGYEIVSVTRGAEKSATVCEAVKTSLNKGVVRGKLAEADRDAALGRISWSGTLDHLADVDLVVEAVVEELSVKKALFASLDEICKPGVVLATTTSSLPVIDVAMATQRPADVVGLHFFNPAPVMPLVEVVRTIRTSPEATATARAVCAALGKTGVVCGDRSGFIVNALLFPYLNDAVKMLEASYSTADDIDHAMKLGCGYPMGPFELLDVVGLDVSLAIQRELYLELREPGFAPAPLLEHLVTAGYLGRKTRRGFRDHSHR from the coding sequence GTGGGGCGCGATTTCAGCACCGTGGGCGTGGTGGGGCTGGGCACCATGGGTGCCGGCATCGTCGAGGTCTTCGCCCGCAACGGCATCGACGTGGTGGCCGTCGAGATCTCCGAGCCGGCGCTGGAGCGCGGCCGGGCCACCCTCACCGGCTCCACCGACCGGGCGGTCGCCAAGGGCAAGCTCGCCGCGGCGGACCGCGACGCCCTGCACGAGCGGGTGCACTTCGCGGTCGGGCTGGACGCGTTGCACTCCGTCGACCTGGTCATCGAGGCGGTACCCGAGCACCTGGACCTCAAGCAGCGGATCTTCGCGGAGCTGGACCGGGTCTGCCGGCCGGAGACGATCCTCGCCACCAACACCTCGTCGCTGAGCGTCACCGAGATCTCGGTCGCCACCAGCCGGCCCAACCAGGTGATCGGCATCCACTTCTTCAACCCGGCGCCGGTGATGAAGCTGGTCGAGGTGGTCCGCACGGTCGTCACCTCCCCCGAGGTGGTCGCCGACGTCGAGGCGCTCTGCGCCCGGCTCGGCAAGGTCGACGTCACCATCAACGACCGGGCCGGCTTCATCGCCAACGCGCTGCTCTTCGGCTACCTCAACCACGCCGTCGGCATGTTCGAGTCGCACTACGCGACGCGGGAGGACATCGACGCCGCCATGAAGCTCGGCTGCGGCCTGCCGATGGGCCCGCTGGCGTTGATGGACCTGATCGGCCTGGACACCGCGTACGAGATCCTGGACACCATGTACCGGCGCGGTGGGCGGGACCGCCGGCACGCCCCGGTGCCACTGCTCAAGCAGATGGTGACGGCGGGGCTGCTCGGCCGTAAGTCGGGTCGGGGTTTCTACACCTACGAGCGGCCCGGTTCGCCGAAGGTCGTACCCGACGAGGCGACGCCGGTGGCCGCGGAGGCCGCGCTCGCCGACGGTGCCCGCGCTATCGCGAAGGTCGGCGTGGTGGGTTCCGGGACGATGGCCACCGGCATCATCGAGGTCTTCGCGAAGGCCGGTTACGAGATCGTCTCGGTGACTCGTGGCGCGGAGAAGTCCGCGACGGTCTGCGAGGCGGTGAAGACCTCGCTCAACAAGGGTGTGGTGCGGGGCAAGCTCGCCGAGGCGGACCGGGACGCCGCCCTCGGCCGGATCAGCTGGTCCGGCACGCTCGACCACCTCGCCGACGTCGACCTGGTGGTCGAGGCGGTGGTCGAGGAACTGAGCGTCAAGAAGGCCCTCTTCGCGAGCCTCGACGAGATCTGCAAGCCGGGCGTGGTGCTGGCCACCACCACCTCCTCGCTGCCGGTGATCGACGTGGCGATGGCCACCCAACGGCCGGCCGACGTGGTGGGGCTGCACTTCTTCAACCCGGCGCCGGTCATGCCGCTGGTCGAGGTGGTCCGCACCATCCGCACGTCCCCGGAGGCCACCGCCACCGCCCGCGCGGTCTGCGCCGCGCTCGGCAAGACCGGTGTGGTCTGCGGCGACCGGTCCGGGTTCATCGTCAACGCGCTGCTCTTCCCGTACCTGAACGACGCGGTGAAGATGTTGGAGGCCAGCTACTCGACGGCCGACGACATCGACCACGCGATGAAGCTGGGCTGCGGCTACCCGATGGGCCCGTTCGAGCTGCTCGACGTGGTCGGGTTGGACGTCTCGCTGGCCATCCAGCGCGAGCTGTACCTGGAGCTGCGCGAGCCCGGCTTCGCGCCCGCGCCACTGCTGGAACACCTGGTCACCGCCGGCTACCTGGGCCGCAAGACCCGCCGGGGCTTCCGCGACCACTCGCACCGCTGA
- a CDS encoding alpha/beta hydrolase, which produces METEQRTVTANGITQAVRVAGPADGTPVLLIHGNCSSALFWEPLVRRLPPTLRVVAPDLRGYGHTETAPVDATRGLRDFADDVAALLDDPTLFGADPRPVVVGHSLGGGVAMRLLVDHPHLVSALLLAAPVSPYGFGGTRDLTGTPTTPDFAGTGAGTANPDFVARLAAGDRSEDAPASPRAVLRTTYVADPASLGTDEDLLLDTVLSTATGDDNYPGTAVPSENWPGTAPGERGVLNALAPTWFRLADELVAVAEKPPVTWVRGDADVIVSDTSLFDLAYLGALGVVPGWPGEEACPPQPMIGQTRAVLERYAAAGGAYHEVVLPGCGHSPHLERPAEFVAELLALTTVPAA; this is translated from the coding sequence ATGGAGACCGAGCAGCGGACCGTGACGGCGAACGGCATCACCCAGGCGGTACGCGTGGCCGGCCCGGCCGACGGCACGCCGGTGCTGCTGATCCACGGCAACTGCTCGTCCGCGCTGTTCTGGGAGCCGCTGGTCCGGCGTCTGCCACCGACGCTGCGGGTGGTCGCGCCCGACCTGCGCGGGTACGGCCACACCGAGACAGCCCCGGTGGACGCCACCCGAGGCCTGCGGGACTTCGCCGACGACGTGGCCGCCCTGCTGGACGACCCGACGCTCTTCGGCGCCGACCCCCGCCCGGTGGTGGTCGGGCACTCCCTCGGTGGCGGAGTGGCGATGCGCCTGCTGGTCGACCATCCGCACCTGGTGAGCGCGTTGCTCCTCGCGGCCCCGGTCTCCCCGTACGGATTCGGCGGTACTCGTGACCTGACCGGCACGCCGACCACCCCGGACTTCGCCGGCACCGGTGCCGGCACGGCGAACCCGGACTTCGTCGCCCGGCTCGCGGCCGGCGATCGGAGCGAGGACGCCCCGGCCAGCCCTCGTGCCGTGCTGCGAACCACCTACGTGGCCGATCCCGCCTCGCTCGGCACGGACGAGGACCTCCTGCTGGACACCGTTCTCTCCACCGCCACCGGGGACGACAACTACCCGGGCACGGCGGTGCCCTCGGAGAACTGGCCCGGCACCGCGCCGGGGGAGCGCGGCGTGCTCAACGCGCTCGCGCCGACCTGGTTCCGGCTCGCCGACGAACTGGTGGCCGTCGCCGAGAAGCCCCCGGTCACCTGGGTACGCGGGGACGCCGACGTCATCGTCTCGGACACCTCGCTGTTCGACCTGGCGTACCTGGGTGCGCTGGGTGTGGTCCCCGGCTGGCCGGGCGAGGAGGCGTGCCCACCGCAGCCGATGATCGGCCAGACCCGCGCGGTGCTGGAGCGGTACGCGGCGGCCGGCGGCGCGTACCACGAGGTGGTGTTGCCCGGCTGCGGGCACAGCCCGCACCTGGAGCGTCCGGCGGAGTTCGTCGCGGAGTTGCTGGCCCTGACCACGGTGCCCGCCGCCTAG
- a CDS encoding FHA domain-containing protein, translating to MEEHPELMPLLTVAGGPMRGASFRVRAEPQVIGRAPTGHVVIADPHLSRRHAEVWLAPEGLSLRDLGSTNGTWLNDRRITEVELLSDGDVIRLGRTELRLFDPGVALTDPVGLSFGPSRRDVRPTLPLPLATPPGTRR from the coding sequence ATGGAGGAACATCCGGAACTGATGCCGCTGTTGACGGTGGCGGGTGGGCCGATGCGCGGGGCGAGCTTCCGTGTGCGTGCCGAACCGCAGGTGATCGGCCGGGCCCCGACCGGTCACGTGGTCATCGCCGACCCGCACCTGAGTCGTCGCCACGCCGAGGTGTGGCTGGCCCCGGAGGGCCTGTCCCTGCGGGATCTGGGCTCCACCAACGGCACCTGGCTCAACGACCGCCGGATCACCGAGGTGGAGTTGCTCTCCGACGGCGACGTGATCCGGCTCGGCCGTACCGAGCTGCGCCTGTTCGATCCCGGGGTGGCGCTCACCGATCCGGTGGGCCTCAGCTTCGGCCCGTCCCGGCGGGACGTCCGGCCGACCCTGCCGCTGCCGTTGGCCACGCCGCCGGGCACGCGACGGTAA
- a CDS encoding aldehyde dehydrogenase family protein codes for MTAVHVPGIPIIEAGQLVSTNPATGVEAGRLPVASDADVRQAVESARVAGGWWAGLGFTGRRDRLLRWRALLAKRIEQLADLMHAEGGKPVPDAIVEIVTAIEHIDWAARNAGRVLGPRRVRSRLILAEFSGHLEYQPHGVVGVIGPWNYPVLTPIGSAAYALAAGNAVVLKPSEYTPAAGQWLVDSFAEVVPEQQVFTAVHGLGDVGAALCRSGVDKVAFTGSTATARKVMAACAETLTPVLIEGGGKDAMIVDSDADLDAAAEACVWGGMTNAGQTCIGIERVYAVDSVFDSFVDKVVARAGRLTVGAEGTDIGPITMPKQIEVIRQHIDAAIASGGRAVIGGPTAVQPPYVHPTVLVDVPEDSAAVREETFGPTLTINRVRDADEAITRANALPYGLGGSVFGRRRAVAIARRLRSGMASINSTLTFAGMSTLPFGGVGDSGFGRIHGEDGLREFGRAKAITRRRARSLLPSMTFERTPTDTARLVKAIKMMYGR; via the coding sequence ATGACGGCTGTGCATGTCCCGGGCATCCCGATCATCGAGGCGGGCCAGTTGGTGTCGACCAACCCGGCCACCGGTGTCGAGGCCGGTCGCCTCCCCGTTGCCAGCGACGCCGACGTGCGACAGGCCGTCGAAAGCGCCCGCGTCGCCGGCGGGTGGTGGGCCGGGCTCGGCTTCACCGGCCGCCGCGACCGGCTGCTGCGGTGGCGCGCGCTGCTCGCCAAACGGATCGAGCAGTTGGCCGACCTGATGCACGCCGAGGGCGGCAAGCCCGTCCCCGACGCGATCGTCGAGATCGTCACCGCGATCGAGCACATCGACTGGGCCGCCCGCAACGCCGGCCGCGTGCTTGGCCCACGCCGGGTGCGGTCCCGGCTCATCCTCGCCGAGTTCTCCGGACACCTCGAATACCAGCCGCACGGCGTGGTCGGGGTGATCGGGCCCTGGAACTATCCGGTCTTAACCCCGATCGGCTCCGCCGCGTACGCCCTCGCGGCCGGCAACGCCGTCGTGCTCAAGCCGAGCGAGTACACGCCCGCCGCCGGCCAGTGGCTGGTGGACAGCTTCGCCGAGGTGGTACCCGAACAACAGGTGTTCACCGCCGTACACGGCCTCGGCGACGTCGGTGCCGCCCTGTGCCGCTCCGGAGTCGACAAGGTGGCCTTCACCGGCTCCACCGCCACCGCCCGGAAGGTCATGGCCGCCTGCGCCGAGACGCTGACCCCGGTGCTGATCGAGGGCGGCGGCAAGGACGCCATGATCGTCGACAGCGATGCCGACCTGGACGCCGCCGCCGAGGCGTGCGTCTGGGGCGGCATGACCAACGCGGGGCAGACCTGCATCGGCATCGAGCGGGTGTACGCGGTCGACTCCGTCTTCGACAGCTTCGTGGACAAGGTGGTGGCCCGTGCCGGTCGACTGACCGTCGGGGCGGAAGGCACCGACATCGGCCCGATCACCATGCCCAAGCAGATCGAGGTGATCCGCCAGCACATCGACGCCGCGATAGCCTCCGGCGGGCGCGCCGTGATCGGTGGCCCGACCGCCGTGCAGCCGCCGTACGTCCACCCGACCGTGCTCGTGGACGTCCCGGAGGATTCGGCCGCCGTCCGGGAGGAGACCTTCGGCCCCACGCTGACCATCAACCGGGTCCGCGACGCCGACGAGGCCATCACCCGCGCCAACGCCCTGCCGTACGGCCTGGGTGGTTCGGTCTTCGGCCGACGGCGCGCGGTGGCCATCGCGCGGCGGCTGCGCTCCGGGATGGCCTCGATCAACTCCACCCTGACCTTCGCCGGCATGTCCACCCTGCCGTTCGGAGGGGTGGGTGACTCCGGCTTCGGGCGGATCCACGGCGAGGACGGGCTGCGCGAGTTCGGCCGCGCCAAGGCGATCACCCGGCGTCGCGCCCGGTCGCTGCTGCCGTCGATGACCTTCGAGCGGACGCCGACCGACACGGCCCGGCTCGTCAAGGCGATCAAGATGATGTACGGCAGGTGA
- a CDS encoding class I SAM-dependent methyltransferase translates to MGPNRLRYRLVDSDQSWSARRRRHRSDWLARTFPDLGDMHVVDLGGRLGTWHRATVRPARVTVVNLEKPPAAVPEWAHVEQADACDLPERLARGSYDMVFSNSVLEHVGGHERRLRFAASVRSLADRHWVQTPYRYFPIEPHWIAPGMQFLPVRLRTALARRWPLGHKPTRSHDAAIHQVLWTELLDRSQMRHYFPDSTMLVERVFGLPKSLIAVRTGS, encoded by the coding sequence ATGGGCCCTAATCGATTGCGCTACCGCCTCGTCGACAGTGACCAGTCGTGGAGCGCCCGTCGGCGTCGGCACCGCTCGGACTGGCTGGCCCGCACCTTCCCCGACCTCGGGGACATGCACGTGGTCGATCTCGGCGGACGACTCGGCACCTGGCACCGCGCCACCGTCCGGCCGGCCCGGGTGACAGTCGTCAACCTGGAAAAACCCCCGGCCGCCGTCCCGGAATGGGCCCACGTCGAACAGGCCGACGCCTGCGACCTGCCGGAGCGCCTCGCCAGGGGCAGCTACGACATGGTCTTCTCGAACTCGGTGCTGGAGCACGTGGGCGGGCACGAGCGCCGGTTGCGCTTCGCCGCCTCCGTCCGCTCGCTGGCCGACCGGCACTGGGTGCAGACGCCGTACCGCTACTTCCCCATCGAGCCACACTGGATCGCGCCGGGAATGCAGTTCCTACCGGTGCGGCTGCGCACCGCGCTCGCCCGACGCTGGCCGTTGGGGCACAAGCCGACCCGCAGCCACGACGCGGCGATCCACCAGGTGCTCTGGACCGAGTTGCTGGACCGCTCGCAGATGCGCCACTACTTCCCCGACTCGACGATGCTCGTCGAACGGGTCTTCGGCCTGCCCAAGTCACTGATCGCGGTGCGCACCGGAAGCTGA
- the nucS gene encoding endonuclease NucS, whose product MRLVIAKCSVDYVGRLSAHLPPATRLLMVKADGSVSIHADDRAYKPLNWMSPPCRLEEAPGVWRVVNKAGEELRITLEEIFQDTSYELGVDPGLRKDGVEAHLQELLAANPGALGEGFTLVRREYMTAIGPVDLLCRDANAGAVAVEVKRRGDIDGVEQLTRYLELMNRDPLLSPVAGVFAAQEIKPQARVLATDRGIRCVVVDYDKLRGIEKDELTLF is encoded by the coding sequence GTGCGGTTGGTCATTGCGAAGTGCTCGGTGGACTACGTCGGACGGCTCTCGGCTCATCTGCCGCCGGCCACCCGGTTGCTGATGGTGAAGGCGGACGGGTCGGTGTCGATCCACGCCGACGACCGGGCGTACAAGCCGTTGAACTGGATGAGCCCGCCGTGCCGGTTGGAGGAGGCCCCCGGTGTGTGGCGGGTCGTCAACAAGGCCGGCGAGGAGTTGCGGATCACCCTGGAGGAGATCTTCCAGGACACCTCGTACGAGCTGGGTGTGGACCCGGGCCTGCGCAAGGACGGGGTGGAGGCGCACCTGCAGGAGTTGTTGGCCGCCAACCCGGGAGCCCTGGGCGAGGGGTTCACGCTGGTTCGCCGCGAGTACATGACGGCCATCGGCCCGGTCGACCTGCTGTGCCGGGACGCCAACGCCGGTGCGGTCGCGGTAGAGGTCAAGCGGCGTGGCGACATCGACGGGGTGGAGCAGCTGACCCGCTATCTCGAGTTGATGAACCGTGACCCGCTGCTCAGCCCGGTTGCCGGGGTCTTCGCCGCGCAGGAGATCAAGCCGCAGGCCCGGGTGCTCGCCACCGACCGGGGCATCCGGTGCGTGGTCGTGGACTACGACAAGCTGCGCGGCATCGAGAAGGACGAGCTGACGCTGTTCTGA
- a CDS encoding DUF4126 domain-containing protein, which produces MFEVLTGTGLAASAGLNAYIPLLILGLLGRYTDLIDLPSGWTWLGNGWVIVIMAALLAVEMVADKVPVVDHINDVVQTVVRPTAGGLAFGAGSSSETVTVSDPGSFFSTHQWVPVVTGVLLALGVHLLKSAARPVINATTAGFGAPVASTAEDATSVVVSLVAVILPVLVLVFLVGLVIFVFWFFRRRSVRRRERDAARAAGFRV; this is translated from the coding sequence GTGTTCGAAGTTCTCACCGGCACCGGTCTCGCCGCCTCGGCAGGGCTGAACGCCTACATACCCCTGCTCATCCTCGGTCTACTCGGCCGCTACACCGACCTGATCGACCTGCCCAGCGGCTGGACCTGGCTCGGCAACGGCTGGGTCATCGTCATCATGGCCGCGCTGCTCGCCGTCGAGATGGTGGCGGACAAGGTGCCCGTCGTCGACCACATCAACGACGTGGTGCAGACGGTGGTCCGACCCACAGCAGGTGGCCTGGCCTTCGGTGCCGGCTCCTCGTCCGAGACGGTGACGGTCAGCGACCCGGGAAGCTTCTTCTCGACCCACCAGTGGGTGCCGGTCGTCACCGGCGTGCTGCTGGCACTGGGCGTGCACCTGCTCAAGTCCGCGGCACGCCCCGTCATCAACGCGACCACCGCCGGCTTCGGCGCCCCGGTCGCGAGCACCGCCGAAGACGCCACAAGCGTGGTGGTCTCGCTGGTGGCGGTCATCCTGCCGGTGCTGGTGCTCGTCTTCCTGGTCGGTCTGGTCATCTTCGTCTTCTGGTTCTTCCGGCGACGCTCCGTTCGTCGCCGGGAACGCGACGCGGCCCGCGCCGCCGGCTTCCGGGTCTGA